CCAGACGTCCACCTGCAAGGTAACGGATGGAATCATGGGCATGCCCGATCAACAGCACTGCCGCCGGGGCCTCAGTCAGCAGACCCTGCACCGCATCGACGACTTCATCGAGCAGGCCCTTGCCGGAAAAATTGCTCTTGACGATCTGGCGAAGCTGGCCCGTCTGAGCCGTTTTCATTTTGTGCGGACGTTCCGGAAGACCATGGGCATCAGTCCGATGGAATACGTTCTCAGGGCACGGATCAGACGCTCCCAACCCATGCTGCTGAGTTGCCGGCATACCGTCGCGGACGTCGCCGTGAGCTTGGGGTTTTGCGACCAGAGCCACTTCACCCGGTCCTTCCGCCGCGTGACCGGATATCCCCCGAGACGATTCATTGCCGAATGCCGGTCTGCTGAATCGGCAAACGCCTGAAAACGGGACTAGTAAGCCATCCCATCGACGAGATCGGGCGAAACCCGTTTTCGCGAGGCAGAGAGCTGGTTCCAGATCGCGTCGGCCTCACCTTCGGCCAGCATTTCGTAGGCCGAAAGACCGCCAAAGGCACGCCGGTGGGCGGACATCCAGCGTGCCGCATGCGTTCGTTCCCCAAGCTGTTGAAGCACGAGCGTGGCAAGTTCCGGATTGCGCGCTTCGACTTCAGAGAAAGCATCAAGCAGGACCGCATCCCTCGCGCGCTGCAGCCGGCTTAGTTCAACCACGATACGACGGAAGCGATGATGATCGTTCATCGTGGAAAGTCCTTGTCAGGCTAGATGGTCGCGCTCGCCGCGACTGACGGATTGCAGAAACTCAATGACGACTGAGGCCCGCCCCATACTCACCAGTTGCTCGGCAGTCAAATAGCCAAGCTCGGCAATTGGTGTGTAGAGGTACCACTCCAGCACGCGTTCCGAGGAAGGCTCGATCTGGACGGCGACATAAAGCACCGCCAGGGCGGTCGGTATGATCCGCAGCAGCGTCTCATGGCTCGCGCGGTCCAGTGGTCCGATGGGCATATCGCAGGGATCAACCGCACAGGCATCGCGAATAAGCTCACGTAATGCACCGGGGTCCTTGGAACGCGGGGAATGTATGGCTGACATGGTCGCGGTCTTCCGATAGATACATGTCTACCGTACCGACCGCGCCATGTGTGTTCTTGTCCAATCCTGCTTGATTGGAACGTTCACGTCATGAGCAATAGCGACGCCTGCTCACTCCTTCCTGCTGATCACCAGCATGACGGATAGCGAGGCCGCCTCGAAAGCTGCCGCGACCCAACCGAGGTTCGCCACCTTGCCGTAGACAATCACCAGCGAGCCCACCGCGGCGCCCAGCGAAAAGCCGAGATACATGAAGGATGCATTCAACGACAGGGCAATGGGTGCAAGCCGTAGACCGGCAATACCCATAAGCCGTGCCTGCTGCCCAGGATAGAAACCCCAGTGCGTCACACCCCAGGCGATGACCGCCACCACCACGGGAATCAGCGCCAATGCCTGCGGCACATAATGCGCAGTCAGTGACAGGCTTACGAACGACAGGCCACCCACAAGCAGGCACGGAATGATGATGTGGCGAGGACCGAAGCGGTCGGCCATGCGACCGCCGAACAGCACGCCCACGCCTGCAGCGACGCCCCAGGTAAACAGTACGTAGCCGACGCGAGCGCCCTGAATGCCCGTGACCTGATGCAGGAAGAGTGCGAGGTAGGTGTACATCGTGTAGGCGCCGGTGGCCCACAGTGTCGTTACCAGTAGTGTGACCAGAATCGCTGGTTGCTTGGCGACTTTGACCCGTTCGCCAAGGCTCGCCACTGGCAGATGGGCACCGATGTTCTTCGGCAGGCCGACCAGCAGTCCACCCACCGCGATGACCGAGAGTATGGCGACGCCCACGAAGGTCATGCGCCAACTCAGGGTGGCAGCCACCCATGTACCCAGCGGAACGCCGAGTGCAATGGCCACGGTCAGGCCGACATTGATGATGGCGATAGCGAAGCCACGACGCTCTTGCGGTACCAGAGCGCCAGCGAGCGCATTCGCACCCGGTACGTACAGCCCGGCCGCAAAGGCCAGCAGGATACGCGCACCCATCAACCAGCCATAGCTGGGCGCCAGCGAAGCGATGACGTTGGCCACCGTGAAGATGGCCATCGAGCCGATCAACACCGTGCTGCGCTTCATGTGTCCGCTCAGCGCCGTGAATATGGGAGAACTCAGTGCATAGGCGAACGCGAAGACGGTCACCAGCTGACCGACCGCAGCCGGCGTGACGCCCAGGCTGCCGGCAATTTTCGGCAGGATGCCGGCGATCATGAAGCCCTCCGTACCCACAGCGAAGGTGCCGAGAGCCAACAGATATAACGACGCACTGTGACTGCTCGTTACGGGTTGGAGCGTGTTTGTCGTGGAGCCGTCCATAGGATCACCTGCTGTAGTCGTGACGTGGATTTCGACGCATGAACCCGATGTCCTGAACGAACATCCGCATGCTTCCGGGGCAGTAAAGTACGAGCCTTGTCACTCGGGGTGAAAGACTTTGTTGGCAGGGTGGGATGCCCGCAAAGCATGGCCAGATCCAGCGTGGCCATGCTTTGCGGTTGTAGTGGTGATGCCGAAGCCCTGCATTCGAGGCAGTGCGCTGTGGAGCTATCGTTGCAGGTCTCCGGCCAGTCGTCGGCTCGAGCTCAGCCGACCGACGCCAGGGCCTCGGTCATGGCCGTATTCAGCTCAGTCACGAAGGCATGTTCTTTGGGCCCCGGATTGTTGCGATAGATGCGTGCTTCTTCGACCAGCACTTCCTCGGCATCGCTTTCCAGTGCAGCCATGGTGCCCTCGACAAAACGGTCCAGCGGCATGGCGCGTTCGTCATTCGCATCGCCGACCAGCCCCGTACCCACCCAGGGCGGCGCGATTTCCTGCACACGCACCGAGGTCTGACGCAGCATGAATCGCTGCGACATCACGTAGGAATGCAGCGCAGCCTTGGTGGCCGAATACACCGCGAAAGGCGCCAGCGGCGTGAAGGCCAGCGACGAGGTGTTGTAGAGAACCGTCGCCGACGACTGCTGCTTGAGGTGCTCGATCAAGGCCGAGGTCATGCGGATCGAACCCAGCAGATTGGTGTCGATATGGGTCTGCATGACTGTGTCGTCGATGACACCGGCGGCGTTGTCCGGAATCATCACGCCGGCATTGTTGAACAACACGTTGAGCTTTGGATAGTCCGCAACGAGCTTCTGCGCGACCGACGTGATGCTGGCCGGATCGGAGACATCCAGCTCGACCGTGTCGATGCCCGGATTTGCCGCAGCCACCGCCTCCAGTTGCGCACGCCGGCGACCGGCGATGATGACCTTGTTGCCGCGTCGATGAAATGCCTCGGCGATGGCGCGCCCGATGCCCGAACCGCCGCCGGTGATGAAGATCGTATTGCCTGTCAGTTTCATGGTGAATACTCCTTTTTCATGCAGGGAAGCGGTCGCCGAACATTGGCAGTCCGCTGGCGGATTCGGATTGAGTGGCCTCGTCCTGAAGAACATCCCAGTGTTCGGCAAGCCGGCCGTTCTCGATACGCACGACATCGGCCGCGATCCAGGCCGCGGGCCGGCCGTTGCCGGAAAAGCGGCCATGCACGATGACGTAATCACCTTCCGCAAGGATCAGTCCGTGCTCGTAGCGCAAGGTGGCAGGCACGCTGCGGATAAGCTCGAACAGACCTTCGCGTCCGGGCGCTATATGCGCGCTGTGCTGGATGTATGTGTCGGACCAGTACCGGGCAGCCTTCGTGTAATCACGCTGGTTGAACAGCGTGTCGAAGGCCTCGAGGACCAGAGCCTTGTTTTGTTCGGGAGTCGTGGTAGTCATGAAATCAACCTCGTTGTCGTGAAGGGTCAAATCCCGGCAGGCGCGAGCGGGGCGTAATCGACATAGCCCCTGGCGCCCGATGCGTACACGGTGGGCCAGTCGATCTCGTTGAGTGGCGCGCCCAGGGCGAGGCGTTCGGCCAGATCGGGATTGGCGATGTACGGCCGGCCGAAGGCGACCAGGTCGACCAGGTCGCCGGCGATCAGGCGATTTGCCCGCTGCGCATCCATGTCGACATTGGCGACAAGCAGGCCCTGGTAGAGCCGGCGGAAATGACGAAACATGTTGTCGCCGGCGAGATGCTCGATGGGACTTCCATCGACATCGGTGTTGGTGCCCATCAGCAGCAGGTGCGACAAGCTGTAGTCGTTGAGGCCTCTGATCACGTATTCGGCCGTGGGCAGCGTTTCCTCGGTCGCTGCAAGGGGACCGGCCAGATGCATCGGGCCGAATTTGATCCCCACCTGGTCCTCCGCGACTTCATCGAGAATGCTGTCCAGTGCCTCGAACAGGAACCGCGAGCGGTTTTCGATGGAACCGCCGTATGCATCCGTGCGTTTGTTGGTTCCGCTGCTGAGAAACTGTGCGATCAGATAGAGATAGTTGGCTTGCAGCTGCACCCCGTCGAAGCCCGCCTCCATGGCGTTTTTCGCGGCACGGCCATAAGCACGCACGGTGTCGTGGATTTCATGCACGCTCATGGGTCGCGGTGCCACCGTCGGTACGCGTCCACTGGGTGTCACGCTGATCTGCTCGAGATCCACGTTGGATGCAGAGACAGGCAAGGCGCCATCGAAGAAATCGGGGTGCGACATGGCGCCGGTGTGCCACAACTGGGCGATGATGCGTCCGCCAGCCGCGTGGACCGCATCGGTCACCAAGCGCCAGCCTCGCACCTGCTCGTCACTCCATAGCCCCGGCGTGTCGGCCCAGCCGAATCCCTCCGGACTGATCGCGGTGCATTCACCGATGATCAGCCCGGCCGACGCGCGCTGCGCGTAATAACGGGCATGCAGTTCAGTCGGAGCATGGTCCGGATTGTCGGCACGCATGCGCGTCAGCGGAGCCATCACGATGCGATTAGGCAGCGACAATGCACCCATTTGTACGG
This window of the Dyella sp. A6 genome carries:
- a CDS encoding AraC family transcriptional regulator, translated to MGMPDQQHCRRGLSQQTLHRIDDFIEQALAGKIALDDLAKLARLSRFHFVRTFRKTMGISPMEYVLRARIRRSQPMLLSCRHTVADVAVSLGFCDQSHFTRSFRRVTGYPPRRFIAECRSAESANA
- a CDS encoding DUF2384 domain-containing protein, whose product is MNDHHRFRRIVVELSRLQRARDAVLLDAFSEVEARNPELATLVLQQLGERTHAARWMSAHRRAFGGLSAYEMLAEGEADAIWNQLSASRKRVSPDLVDGMAY
- a CDS encoding MFS transporter; amino-acid sequence: MIAGILPKIAGSLGVTPAAVGQLVTVFAFAYALSSPIFTALSGHMKRSTVLIGSMAIFTVANVIASLAPSYGWLMGARILLAFAAGLYVPGANALAGALVPQERRGFAIAIINVGLTVAIALGVPLGTWVAATLSWRMTFVGVAILSVIAVGGLLVGLPKNIGAHLPVASLGERVKVAKQPAILVTLLVTTLWATGAYTMYTYLALFLHQVTGIQGARVGYVLFTWGVAAGVGVLFGGRMADRFGPRHIIIPCLLVGGLSFVSLSLTAHYVPQALALIPVVVAVIAWGVTHWGFYPGQQARLMGIAGLRLAPIALSLNASFMYLGFSLGAAVGSLVIVYGKVANLGWVAAAFEAASLSVMLVISRKE
- a CDS encoding SDR family oxidoreductase → MKLTGNTIFITGGGSGIGRAIAEAFHRRGNKVIIAGRRRAQLEAVAAANPGIDTVELDVSDPASITSVAQKLVADYPKLNVLFNNAGVMIPDNAAGVIDDTVMQTHIDTNLLGSIRMTSALIEHLKQQSSATVLYNTSSLAFTPLAPFAVYSATKAALHSYVMSQRFMLRQTSVRVQEIAPPWVGTGLVGDANDERAMPLDRFVEGTMAALESDAEEVLVEEARIYRNNPGPKEHAFVTELNTAMTEALASVG
- a CDS encoding nuclear transport factor 2 family protein, whose translation is MTLHDNEVDFMTTTTPEQNKALVLEAFDTLFNQRDYTKAARYWSDTYIQHSAHIAPGREGLFELIRSVPATLRYEHGLILAEGDYVIVHGRFSGNGRPAAWIAADVVRIENGRLAEHWDVLQDEATQSESASGLPMFGDRFPA
- a CDS encoding alkene reductase, with protein sequence MWKPAGRSERSSSLSDLSGLEPRFTAMNIHVDTPLLTPVQMGALSLPNRIVMAPLTRMRADNPDHAPTELHARYYAQRASAGLIIGECTAISPEGFGWADTPGLWSDEQVRGWRLVTDAVHAAGGRIIAQLWHTGAMSHPDFFDGALPVSASNVDLEQISVTPSGRVPTVAPRPMSVHEIHDTVRAYGRAAKNAMEAGFDGVQLQANYLYLIAQFLSSGTNKRTDAYGGSIENRSRFLFEALDSILDEVAEDQVGIKFGPMHLAGPLAATEETLPTAEYVIRGLNDYSLSHLLLMGTNTDVDGSPIEHLAGDNMFRHFRRLYQGLLVANVDMDAQRANRLIAGDLVDLVAFGRPYIANPDLAERLALGAPLNEIDWPTVYASGARGYVDYAPLAPAGI